Genomic window (Paraglaciecola psychrophila 170):
GAGTATCGCAGACGCTTGCACGACATTAGTTGGTTAATGCGTAACTTGAATGAGCACATTGCCCGAGAAGCAAATAAAGAAGATAACTGCACTGGCATGTTCTGGGGAGGTCGATTCAAATCTCAAGCCTTGTTAGACGAGTTAGCTATATTGGCTTGTATGACTTATGTTGATCTTAATCCAATTCGAACCAAAGTGGCTACAACGCCTGAAACCTCAGATCACACCAGCATACCCAAATGTGTTTAGGCTCTAAAACAGCACCAAGAACAACCTAAATTTATTGCCTTTGCCGGTAATTCCAGAGAAAACATGCCTAAGGGTATAGCTTTTACTCTGTTAGACTATTGTGAATTAGTAGACACCACAGGGCGAATTATCCGCGAAGATAAAGCGGGGCATATAGATCAGCATCAGAGCCCAATACTTTAAAGATTATGTTTGTCTGCTGAAAACTGGCTAATACTCAGCACCGAATTTGAACAACATTTTTGTTACGCCGCAGGCGCGGAGCAAATGATGAATAACTTCAAAATCCATACCCAACGCCAAAGAATACGCGGCATGAGTAAAGCTAAGGTTTTATTATGCAGAGCCTGATATGTTTATCCTGTTCGGTAAATAGCACATACTTTTCACTTATAAATCCCTTGTAAACAACAAGTTAAAATCGGAAGGTTAGCAGAAGGTTACATAACACTATTTTAGATAAGGTAATTATATCGATTCTAACGCCAGCCAATGTAACTGCGATGATCTTTGGTTATTCACAGTGAGGAGCAACCATGAAAACATTTTTACTTTTGTACATCACTTTAGCTTTTATTAGCCAATTTCTATTATTCAGTCCTCTACGGAATATGCTTTTTACTTTATTAAGTGTGGTGTGCATACCCATCATTACTGCATATGCCCTAAAGTGGTTTTTTAGTATTTCGATCAGACCGAGGCCTTATCGCTAATTAGGTTTTCACTCTTCGTAACACCTATATTGTTTATGGAAGCCCTTTCTCAATTTGCCTCTTATTATTTTATTCTTACTTTTTCATGCAAATTTTTTATTACCAACCAATGACTCAAATGTTAGGGCTCTATGTTAGATGTTTGCAAGTTACACCTTTAACAACATCAAAAAAAACCTGAAGATTAAAATTAAATATAATTAAAACAATAAGTTAAAAATAGAAGATTACCAGAAGGTAGTAAGGTGAATTTTTCTTTAGAGTGTTTGATATCAGGTTGATGCCGTAAACACACTAAGGATTTATTGATGACTCCAGCTAACAATTCAAGACAAGATAACAGCCATAAGTCGGACTCATGTTCAGTGATTGAGAAATTCTCTATTTCCCTTTCCAACGAAAAAATAGGTGCATTTATCAACATGATAAATGTTATTGCGGAAGGTATTTTTATTGTCAATGCTGATGGTGTCATAGAAGTCATCAACCCAATGGCAGCGAAATTTTTTGGTGATTCCCAAGACGCTTTAGTTGGGCAGCGGTGGTTTCACTTTTTACACGATCGCCATCGGGAACAATATGAGTATATCTTCCTAAACTGGAAAGATAATAAAAATCAGCCGTTAAGTCATGGTCCCAAAGAAGTGTTATTAACCCGAGCGGATAGCACTTGGTTGGAGGCGGACTTATCTATTTCTTGCTTACCGGAATCACTAACTCAAGGCAGCCCAATGTTTGTTGGGGTGTTACATAACTTAACAGAACATAAGGCAGAATATAGCGAACTGCGTAAGCAAGCCAGTACCGACCATTTAACGGGTTTGGCGAATCGTTATAATCTTGAAAAAACGCTGAACAAAAGCTGGAATGACAGTATTGTGAATGGCCAACCCATTAGTTTAATCCTCATAGACGTGGATTATTTCAAACACTTCAACGACCAGTTTGGCCATGTTAATGGCGACAAATGTTTGCAAAAAATAGCGAAGGTTATCGATACTTGTTTGCCTTCGAACGATAGCTTAGCAGCACGCTATGGTGGAGAAGAGTTTGCCGTTATTCTGCCCCGTAGTCATGCGGCAGATGCCGTGTTAGTTGCAAAGCAAATACAACAGCAAATCAACATCATCAATTTTAGTGAGTTAGGTCTACCTTTAACTCTCAGAGTCAGTGTCAGTCAAGGTATTTCATGCGAACACAGTGGTCAGTATCGCACTCCCGAGGCCCTTATCTGCTCAGCAGATACCGCGTTGTACCGCGCTAAAGCAGAAGGAAGAGACAGAATTAATCTCAGTTTGTAACAGTTGACGTTCCTTGGCCAAGAGGACAGAATAAAATTTTAAACTGCCCCTTGGTCTTTTCACCCTCTCTCTAAAATAAAAATCTCAATAACCTTAGAACCAACATCAAACTGTTAAGAGTGTTCGCTTACATAGCGTTGTAATTGCTGCAAATAACCGTTCTGGGTCGCATCATCTAACCAAGCGACTTTAAAAGCATTGCCCACAAGGGTTACAATTTGTTCCTGAGAAAATTTGCCTTCTTTTTGTAATTGGACCAAGTTTTCATTTAAGTACGCCCTAAAATAAGCAGGATCATCAGAATTAATCGTAACTAACATATCTTTTTTAAGCATTTTGTGGATTTCAACAGAGGTAAGCGACTGCACCACAAACTGATTAGAAACAGGGCACACAGTTAGCCCCAATTTTTTATCTTTGATTAGCTCGCACAACTCCTCGCTTTCTAGTGAGTTAATCCCATGATCGATACGATCTACCTGGATATCACTAATACACTGTTTAATATGTATCAGGCTATCTTGCTGATTAACATCGCAGTGCATAGTGAGCTTTAAGCCCATTGCTTTTGCTTCTCTAAATACATCATAAAATTTTATCGGGGGGTTGTCTCTCTCATCAGAATCTAGTCCCACCCCTACCAATAAGTTACGATAAGGTTTAGCTAACTCTAAATGTTGCATCGCAGACTCAGCACTCATTTCTCGTAAAAAACACATAATTAATTGGCTTTTAATACCCAGTTTTTTTTCTGCATCAACTTGGGCTTGGTGGATACCAGTTATCACGGTATCAAAGCTGACACCTCTGGAGGTATGAGCTTGTGGGTCAAAGAATAGCTCTGCATATATGGTTTCTTGGCTTCTGGCTTTGACCAAGTATGCGTAGGTCAATTGGTAGAAATCATCCTCTTCCACCAGCACATTCATGCCTGCATAATAAATAGCTAAGAATGATGGCAAGTCATAAAAATCGTAGGCAGCCACTAAGGCCTCAGGTGTTTCATAGGCCAACACAACACCGTTTTTGTTGGCTAGTGCAAAGCTTAACTCTGGTTCGAGCGTGCCTTCAAGATGCACATGTAGTTCTGCTTTAGGCATTTTTTCTATAAAATGTTGCATGTCATACTCGCTGAATATTTATTAAGTGTTAACAATCTAAGCAACTTTTATACCCATAAGCTCACACGCTATTTTACTGTGCTAACGAGCAATATGATGCGTTGTTATGAGAAAAAATCACAATAAAAGACGAAAATGCACTGTTTAAGTGCGGTAAATTTTAGAACAAGTTACCCACCAGGTACTCAAGTACTGACAACCGCTAATTGAGTCTGTTCGAGATTCAAAAAATCCAGTAACAACATACTTGTTCGATACGAAGAAAGAATAACTCAAGGTATGAGTTAACTAGAAGACAAGAGAAACACCCTCGTTGGGTGTTTCTCTTGTGCACTCAGATTAAATACTGACTCGCTTATAAAGTCGATATTCTGGCATCCAGAAATTCCGCTCAATACGCTCTGCTAATATTTCATCTGACACTTCCAATGCTAAATTTTGTTGCATCGCTATTTTTGCCACATCAAAGGCAATTTTTTTACTCAACTGTGCGATTTCGCCTACTGCGGGGAGTAACTCACCTTGTCCTGTTGCTGCAAGGGGCGATGCTTCGGCCAATGCTGCACTGGCTGCCATTAACATTTCGTCGCTGATCAAACTGGCTTTGCCAGCAATCACACCTAAGCCAATACCGGGGAAGATATAGCTATTATTACACTGAGCAATGGGATAGATTTTGCCTTGGTATTCAACAGGATTGAAGGGACTACCTGTGGCAACAATGACCTTGCCATCAGTCCATTCAATAACCTGCTGTGGTGTTGCTTCAACTTGGCGTGAAGGATTACTTAAGGGGAAAATAATCGGTAATTCACAGTGTTTTTTCATGCTACGGATAACTTGTTCCGTAAATAGCCCTGCCTGCCCAGACACACCGATTAAAATATCCGGTTGAGCACAATTAACCACATCTAGCAGTGACGCAAACTCACCACTATAAGACCATTCTTTAATTGCATCAGATGGCTGGACCAGACGTTGTTGGAAATCTCGCAGACCTTGCATGCCTTCGGTAAGCAAGCCAAATCGGTCGATCATAAATACTTGACCTCGTGCTTGAGCGTCTGAAATTCCTTCTCTACACATTTGTTGAATAATTTGCTCTGCAATACCACAACCAGCGGACCCTGAACCAACAAAGGCCACTTTCTGTTCAGACAATTTAGATTTTTTGCTTTTGCAAGCGGCCAATATGGTTCCCACTGCAACTGCGGCGGTGCCTTGTATGTCGTCATTAAAACAGCAAATTTTGTCTCTATAACGTTCGAGTAAAGGCATAGCATTAGGTTGAGCAAAATCCTCAAATTGCAGCATAACTTCAGGCCATCTGCGATGAATAGCCTTAACAAACATATCTACAAATTCGTCATACTCTGCTTGACCAATACGGTTGTGGCGCGCCCCCATATACATAGGGTCGGCTAACAACTTTTCATTATTGGTGCCTACATCTAACATAACGGGCAAGGTATAAGCAGGGCTAATACCACCACAGGCGGTATACAAAGATAACTTACCAATCGGAATACCCATACCGCCTATTCCTTGGTCACCCAAACCTAAGATACGTTCTCCATCAGTCACAACGATAACCTTCACCTTACGCTTAGTAGCGTTACGCAAAATATCATCCATTTGATGACGTTCAGAATACGAAATAAACAATCCACGAGAACTACGGTAAATATCCGAAAACTGCTCACAGGCATCACCCACTGTTGGGGTATAGATAATGGGCATCATTTCGTCGATGTGTTCTTTAATTAATCGGTAATACAAGGTCTCGTTATTGTCTTGAATAGCACGCAAATAGATATGCTTATTGATTGGCTCATCAAAGCTGGAATACTGCATATAAGCTCGGTCAACTTGCTCTTTGATGGTCTCGTAACGGGGCGGGATCAGGCCAGTTAAATTGAACGTAATGCGTTCATCAGAACTAAATGCGCTACCTTTATTCAGCAAAGGTGTTTCTAATAGTGAGGGCCCAGAGTGAGGAATGTACAGCGCATTTTTTGTAGCTGAATTTGCCATTAACGTATTGTCCTGTTTGTTCATATTGTTATTTCAGTTCTTTCTGACCACATAGGCCAGTGAAGGCGTGTTGTTTCTTTAAAATATATCTTCAATCTGCTTTTTACTTTGCTCACCTTGATCTGCAGAGTCAATAATTTCTGCTTCAGCCACAAAACTCTGTGGCTCGGTGCCTTGAGTAAAGTATTCAAACATCGATGTTTTATCTGTTCTATTAGTAAGTTTGCCGGTGCCCTTGTCGATGCGCACAGTAAGTAAATCTGTGGGCATAGGCAATAAATGCTCAGGTTTACCAGCCAATGCATGTTGCATAAACCTTATCCAAGCGGGTTGCGCTGCATGTGCACCTGACTCACTGCCGATGAGTGCGTTACCAATGTAGTTGAATTTTGTGGGGTTTTTGTTCACTAAATTTTGATTTTGTGTGGTGCGACCTAAGCGCCGATTGTTATCATCAAACCCCACCCATGCAGTGGCCACCAAGTCTGGTGTAAACCCACTAAACCAGGTATCACGCACATCGTTGGTGGTACCCGTTTTGCCGGCGATGTCACTACGACGGTCCATCAACATTGCGGCACGCCATCCAGTACCACGATTATCCCAAGCACCATTAATTTGAACAGCAGAGCGCATCATTTCTGCAACCAAGAATGCATTTTCTGCACTGATAACCCTAGGAGCAGAGAGAATATTTTTAACAGGCTCATCAACCTGTTGCGCAACCCCAAATTCGGCAGCTAACCGTGCTTCAAGATCGTCAGGATCTGCATTAACGTGGTTAATCTGGGACTCCGCTACACAAGGATTGCAAGCATTGACTGGATTAGCTTTCCACAGTACTTCACCCATCTCATTTTCGATGCGTTGAATAAAATGAGGCCGAATTAAGAAGCCACCATTAGCAATGACTGCCATAGCGGTCGCCACTTCTAGGGGGGTATGGGAGCCAGAACCTAGAGATAAGGTCTCATCTAAAGGGATATCATCTTTACTAAAACCAAAGCGGGTAAGATGTTCAGCAACATTGTCCAGCCCTACTGCCCTTAGCAGACGTACTGATACGACGTTTTTTGATTTAGTTAACGCCACTCGCATTCGGATTGGGCCATCGTACTCGGCAGGAGAGTTCTCAGGACGCCACGCATTTCCTGAACCTGATTGCCATTGCGTGATAGGTGCGTCGTTTATCAAACTTGCCAAGGTGTAACCATTTTCTAATGCAGCTGAGTAAATAAAAGGTTTAATATTCGAACCAACTTGCCTTTTGGCTTGAGTTGCACGGTTAAATTGGCTTTGATAAAAACTGTATCCCCCCACCACAGCTTGCGCCGCCCCGTTTTTGGGGTCTAGTGCTACAAAGGCACCACTTGCTTGCGGATATTGAGCAAGCTGCCAATGCAAATCGTCTTCTCTTTGTCGAATTAAAATCAGTGCCCCAGCTTGCACTATATCACTGGCTATTTTGGGATCTTGCCCTTGTTTTGCATCATTAATAAATGGTCTGGCCCAATCTAAGCCATCCCAATCAATAATACTGTACTTGCCTTGTCGGTTAAAAATAATGATGTCTTGTTCATTTACTTTAACAACGATAGCGGGATGCATTGATTCAAAGGTTTTTACATCTTGTAAGTAACTTAACATTTGTTCTTCGGGCCAAGGGGCTGGGTTATTGAGTTCAGAATTTGCAGACTCTAAAAGCTGCCCGTTTTGATCATCAGTTTCATTTGATGCCCAAAGTTGTTTAACAACTCCATGATAACCATGACGTTCATCGTAATCATGTAAATTTCTACGCACAGCTTGTTGCGCCGCGGCTTGCAAATCAGATGAAGCAGTAGAGTAAATTTGATAGCCACCCGTTTCAGCCTTGTCTTTGCCGTACAACCCGATCATTTCACTATAAATAATATCTGCCAAGTAGGGTGCATCTAGGTTTATTTCTGCACCGTATTTTTTAGCGGTCACAGGCTCGTTAACAGCTTGCTCAAATTGCGCCTGAGTTATGTATTCTTCATCCAACATACGTAACAAAACGATACGTCTTCTAACCATTGAACGCTCAGGACTACTGATAGGATTGAGTGCAGAGGGTGCCTGAGGTAATCCTGCAATAGTGGCAATTTGTGCTAATGTTAGCTCATTCAGTGACTTACCGTAATAGACTTGTGCCGCCGCACCAAAACCAAAGGCTCGGTGGCCCAGTTCTACTTTATTTAAATAAAGCTCTAATATTTCTTGTTTGCTTAATAGTTGCTCCATATGCCAAGCTAAGATAATTTCACGTATTTTGCGGATGTATTTTTTCTCGCGGGTCAGGAAGAAGTCTCGGGCCATTTGCATAGTTAGGGTACTACCGCCCTGCCCTTTTTCCCCTGTGACGACTAAATTAACTAAAGCGCGCATCATGCCGATAGGATCTATACCCGGGTGGTCATAAAATCTGCTGTCTTCGGTGGCGATAACAGCTTGTTTTAATTGTTCCGGAATCTGCTCAAGAGTAAGTGGGATCCGGCGTTTCACTCCATACTGGGAGATAAGTTTGCCATCTTGAGTAAAAATGCGCATCGGTGTTTGTAATCGAACATCTTTAAGAACGTCGACGTTAGGTAAGTCAGTTTTAATATAAAAATAGGTACCTAATAAGGTAGCTGTACCAACGAAGGATGTGACTAAAATGACTATTAATGCGGGTTTAAGTAATTTCACAGATAGATAATACCAAGGCAACTTCTAATAAATGATCTACATTTTATACCTATGTACAGTTATTAGAACCATAAAATACAAAAAATTACGTAATAATGATGCTGTGAATTATTCCTATTCAAATGGATGTCTAACAATTGAAAAAATTATTTGGCCTTTTTGGCACTAACATACAAAGAATGATTGGCCTTGATATAGGTACTCGGTTTATTAAAGCCGTAGTACTCGAAAAGTCAGGTGAACAATATAACTTGCAAGCCTATGCCTGCGAGCCAATTCAAGGTAATGCTTTTGCAGAGCGTGAAATTAAAGATTTCGAAGCAGTTAGCCATGCACTTAAAAAAGTGAAGCTCGCTCTCAAAGGCAAAAACAAGTTAGTTGCCATAGCGGTATCAGGCTCGACTGTGCTAAATAAGATTGTTTACATGGATCCCGGTCAGACTGATCACGAACTGGAAAGCCAAATTGAATTGGAAGCCGATAGTTTGATTCCTTATCCATTAAACGAAGTATACATCGACTTCGAGGAGATAAGTGACAGCCAAACCACGAATAATAAAGTCGAAGTGTTACTCAGTGCGGTACATAAAGAATTAGTCGACCGCAGGATCACCTTATTGGGTGAAGTGGGTTACGAAGCCAAAATCGTTGATGTAGAAAGTTACGCCCTAGGTGCAGCTGTTGCCTCTTTCTACCCAAGTGAAGCTGAAAAAACAGTTTGCTGTATCAACATCGGCGCCAGTCATTTACAAATGTGTGCAGTTAAAAATGGCAAGGTTATTTATACCAAAGACCACAACTTTGGAATGGACGCATTGATTCAAGACTTGACGATGCTCTACAGTCAAGAACGTTCTCAAATTGAACAACAATTAACAGATGGCACATTACCTGAAACATGGAAACAAGATGCTTACCCCATGTTCTTAGCTAACTTACAACAGAATATTAACCGAGCATTACAATTGTATACTAGTGTATCTGGCGAAGCTCGCCCCAGCAATTTGTTAATATGTGGAGGCGGTGACCACATAAAATCCTTACCTGAAGACTTGACTGCAGATTTAGGTATTGAAGTAACTTGTTTCAACCCATTTACTGACATGGTGATAGCAGATAGTGTCAATCAAGGAGATTTAGAACATGTCTCTGGACAACTTATCATTGCTGCAGGTCTAGCCAGTAGGAGCTTTCAACCATGGCACATATAAATTTACTGCCTTGGCGCGAAGGTCGTAGAGCTGAGCATAAAAAGAATTACCTGACTTTGCTAGCGGCACTTGCACTAAGTGCTCTTGGAATCATGTTTGCTGCCGGCAATGTATTGAATAAAATGACAGAAAACCAAAATTATCGAAACAATTATATTGAGCAAGAAACAGCTTTATTAGATCAACAAATTGAACAAATTAAGAATATTAAAAAAGACAAGGAAGCGATTGAACAAAGAATGGCTTTGATTGAGCAACTTGAGTCTAGCCGAAACGCAGTACCGATCGTTTTAGATGAATTAGTTCGACTGGTACCTCACGGCTTGTCTTTTCGAAGTTTTTCCCGCCAAGGTAACCTAATTGAAATACTCGGAGTCAGCGAGTCAAATAACAGATTGGCAGATTTTATGCGCCAGCTCGAAGAATCGACTGTATTTAGTAGCGGAGAATTATCATCAATCAAAGCAGATACATCTGCTTTAGAAGCTGTCAGTGATTTTAAGCTCACATTCACCATTAATCCTAGTGTTGCTCCGGATTTCTCAATCATTAACGAGGAGCCAAGCAAATGAAATTTGATGTTAATAAGTTAAAAGAGATCAATGATTTAGATTTTGAACAAGTCGCTACTTGGCCCTTTGAAGTTAAATCTCTAGTCGCTATGTTTGTGGTTATTATCAGCTTAGTAGGTGGATATTATTTTTTAGTAAAAGATAAATTGCCGATACTTGAAGTGGCACAAAATAAAGAGAAAAAACTAAAACAAGTCTACCAAGGTAAGTACCGTATTGCGGTTAATTTGGAAGCCTACGAACAACAGTTAGGCAGATTAAAAAGCGACTTTTCCTCTATGTTAAAGTCATTGCCTACAAGTAATGAAACGCCCGGATTATTGGATGACATCACGTTAGTAGGCACATCAGCCGGACTCACTTTTAGGTTATTGAATTGGCAAAGAGAAATTCCAAAAGAATTTTATTCAGAATTACCGATTGAAATGGAAGTGTTCGGTGGGTATCACAATTTTGGACAATTTGCCTCAGAAATAGCCGGATTGCCGCGTATTGTTACGGTGCATGATTTTGAAGTCACCCAAGAAGGCAATACTCTGAAGCTTAGGGTACAGGCAAAGACTTACAGGACATCAAGTGATCAAGACTCAAAAACAGTGGGTAAAACCCAATGAAACATCTTAAAATTGTGTTGTACGCATTACTGTTAAGTGGCTGT
Coding sequences:
- a CDS encoding PilN domain-containing protein; the encoded protein is MAHINLLPWREGRRAEHKKNYLTLLAALALSALGIMFAAGNVLNKMTENQNYRNNYIEQETALLDQQIEQIKNIKKDKEAIEQRMALIEQLESSRNAVPIVLDELVRLVPHGLSFRSFSRQGNLIEILGVSESNNRLADFMRQLEESTVFSSGELSSIKADTSALEAVSDFKLTFTINPSVAPDFSIINEEPSK
- a CDS encoding type IV pilus inner membrane component PilO, which gives rise to MKFDVNKLKEINDLDFEQVATWPFEVKSLVAMFVVIISLVGGYYFLVKDKLPILEVAQNKEKKLKQVYQGKYRIAVNLEAYEQQLGRLKSDFSSMLKSLPTSNETPGLLDDITLVGTSAGLTFRLLNWQREIPKEFYSELPIEMEVFGGYHNFGQFASEIAGLPRIVTVHDFEVTQEGNTLKLRVQAKTYRTSSDQDSKTVGKTQ
- a CDS encoding GGDEF domain-containing protein, which translates into the protein MINVIAEGIFIVNADGVIEVINPMAAKFFGDSQDALVGQRWFHFLHDRHREQYEYIFLNWKDNKNQPLSHGPKEVLLTRADSTWLEADLSISCLPESLTQGSPMFVGVLHNLTEHKAEYSELRKQASTDHLTGLANRYNLEKTLNKSWNDSIVNGQPISLILIDVDYFKHFNDQFGHVNGDKCLQKIAKVIDTCLPSNDSLAARYGGEEFAVILPRSHAADAVLVAKQIQQQINIINFSELGLPLTLRVSVSQGISCEHSGQYRTPEALICSADTALYRAKAEGRDRINLSL
- the add gene encoding adenosine deaminase, with translation MQHFIEKMPKAELHVHLEGTLEPELSFALANKNGVVLAYETPEALVAAYDFYDLPSFLAIYYAGMNVLVEEDDFYQLTYAYLVKARSQETIYAELFFDPQAHTSRGVSFDTVITGIHQAQVDAEKKLGIKSQLIMCFLREMSAESAMQHLELAKPYRNLLVGVGLDSDERDNPPIKFYDVFREAKAMGLKLTMHCDVNQQDSLIHIKQCISDIQVDRIDHGINSLESEELCELIKDKKLGLTVCPVSNQFVVQSLTSVEIHKMLKKDMLVTINSDDPAYFRAYLNENLVQLQKEGKFSQEQIVTLVGNAFKVAWLDDATQNGYLQQLQRYVSEHS
- a CDS encoding NAD-dependent malic enzyme; translation: MANSATKNALYIPHSGPSLLETPLLNKGSAFSSDERITFNLTGLIPPRYETIKEQVDRAYMQYSSFDEPINKHIYLRAIQDNNETLYYRLIKEHIDEMMPIIYTPTVGDACEQFSDIYRSSRGLFISYSERHQMDDILRNATKRKVKVIVVTDGERILGLGDQGIGGMGIPIGKLSLYTACGGISPAYTLPVMLDVGTNNEKLLADPMYMGARHNRIGQAEYDEFVDMFVKAIHRRWPEVMLQFEDFAQPNAMPLLERYRDKICCFNDDIQGTAAVAVGTILAACKSKKSKLSEQKVAFVGSGSAGCGIAEQIIQQMCREGISDAQARGQVFMIDRFGLLTEGMQGLRDFQQRLVQPSDAIKEWSYSGEFASLLDVVNCAQPDILIGVSGQAGLFTEQVIRSMKKHCELPIIFPLSNPSRQVEATPQQVIEWTDGKVIVATGSPFNPVEYQGKIYPIAQCNNSYIFPGIGLGVIAGKASLISDEMLMAASAALAEASPLAATGQGELLPAVGEIAQLSKKIAFDVAKIAMQQNLALEVSDEILAERIERNFWMPEYRLYKRVSI
- a CDS encoding penicillin-binding protein 1A, with the protein product MKLLKPALIVILVTSFVGTATLLGTYFYIKTDLPNVDVLKDVRLQTPMRIFTQDGKLISQYGVKRRIPLTLEQIPEQLKQAVIATEDSRFYDHPGIDPIGMMRALVNLVVTGEKGQGGSTLTMQMARDFFLTREKKYIRKIREIILAWHMEQLLSKQEILELYLNKVELGHRAFGFGAAAQVYYGKSLNELTLAQIATIAGLPQAPSALNPISSPERSMVRRRIVLLRMLDEEYITQAQFEQAVNEPVTAKKYGAEINLDAPYLADIIYSEMIGLYGKDKAETGGYQIYSTASSDLQAAAQQAVRRNLHDYDERHGYHGVVKQLWASNETDDQNGQLLESANSELNNPAPWPEEQMLSYLQDVKTFESMHPAIVVKVNEQDIIIFNRQGKYSIIDWDGLDWARPFINDAKQGQDPKIASDIVQAGALILIRQREDDLHWQLAQYPQASGAFVALDPKNGAAQAVVGGYSFYQSQFNRATQAKRQVGSNIKPFIYSAALENGYTLASLINDAPITQWQSGSGNAWRPENSPAEYDGPIRMRVALTKSKNVVSVRLLRAVGLDNVAEHLTRFGFSKDDIPLDETLSLGSGSHTPLEVATAMAVIANGGFLIRPHFIQRIENEMGEVLWKANPVNACNPCVAESQINHVNADPDDLEARLAAEFGVAQQVDEPVKNILSAPRVISAENAFLVAEMMRSAVQINGAWDNRGTGWRAAMLMDRRSDIAGKTGTTNDVRDTWFSGFTPDLVATAWVGFDDNNRRLGRTTQNQNLVNKNPTKFNYIGNALIGSESGAHAAQPAWIRFMQHALAGKPEHLLPMPTDLLTVRIDKGTGKLTNRTDKTSMFEYFTQGTEPQSFVAEAEIIDSADQGEQSKKQIEDIF
- the pilM gene encoding type IV pilus biogenesis protein PilM; translated protein: MKKLFGLFGTNIQRMIGLDIGTRFIKAVVLEKSGEQYNLQAYACEPIQGNAFAEREIKDFEAVSHALKKVKLALKGKNKLVAIAVSGSTVLNKIVYMDPGQTDHELESQIELEADSLIPYPLNEVYIDFEEISDSQTTNNKVEVLLSAVHKELVDRRITLLGEVGYEAKIVDVESYALGAAVASFYPSEAEKTVCCINIGASHLQMCAVKNGKVIYTKDHNFGMDALIQDLTMLYSQERSQIEQQLTDGTLPETWKQDAYPMFLANLQQNINRALQLYTSVSGEARPSNLLICGGGDHIKSLPEDLTADLGIEVTCFNPFTDMVIADSVNQGDLEHVSGQLIIAAGLASRSFQPWHI